CCCAAGGCTTTCAATCGCGCACGACACAATCCAAGAGCGACGCTAGCGAGCGAGCAACAAGGCCAGAGCGTGAAGAGAGagcgagaggagaggaggcaagaagcaagAAGAGGGGGGCAGGGGAGCGAAGCCGCCATGGCCACCGACGACCTCAGCCTCGGCAAGGCCTTCGCCGTCCTGCTCGGCGTCTCCTCCCCCGTGATCATCTTCGCGGGCTACCAGGCCTACCGCACCGGCCGCCTGGCGAGGGgttggcggcggctgcgcgtcTGGGCGCTCGGCGGCGCCACGACCCTGGAGGAGGCGCTGGGCTACACCTGCGCCCTGTGCGGCGGGAGCTTGGACGCCCGCGAGGAGGTCCGCACGCTCTCCTGCGACCACGTCTTCCACCGCTGCGGGAGCGAGAAGTGCAAGAACGCCATCGACGACTGGCTCCGCGAGAACCGCGTCGCCTGCCCAGCCTGCCGCAAGGTCGCTCTCCCCGTGTCGCCGTGGAAGGCGCCGCCCACAtcggcgccgtcggcgtcggATTTGGAGGATCCACTGGTGCGTCAGGTGCCGTCGCCATCGGCTTCGTCTTCGGGGTCTCAGGAGCTGCCGTTGCCGCTCTCGACAATGGCGTCGGGGGAGGACCCACCGCTGTCGTCGCCGGTGTCGGAGGAGTCACGGCCACAGTCGTCGTCGCCGTAGACACGCATGATCGGGCTTGGATGGAACGGTGTTGGCGCGTCTATCGTCTCGTCGAGCGCTCTGGATCAGTTCTTGGAGAGGTTCTTGAAGGATTCTTTCGTCGTTTTTGTTTCTGCATTCTTGGAACTGATCGAGGGTAGTGCCTCTTGTCTGATGGTCTGGGTCAGTTTTTGAAGGATTCCTTCGTTGTTTCTGTCTTTTGCTTTCTTGGAGCTGGGTTCCTATTGTTCAGAGCTGTATTCGCCTCTGATGAACTAAACACCTGTATTTGGCAAAGAAACGGTGATATGTTCGTTCCATTGTTCTGACGAAAGCAGCTAATACTGATTCTTGTTGATTGATTTGTTAGTCTGTAATATTTCTTTGTCCCCAATCTGAAATTGAAACTGCTGAGTGGGCATGTTGGATGAAAATGAAGGATTTTGGTATAAACTGTTCACCAAAATGTTTGCTAGTAACTTCTTGCAGTAGTTCATGGCATCACTTGCTCCTGTTCGTAATTTGTTCGAGTGCCAAAGCTCTGTAGATTTGGCTGTTAACCATATGACTTGTTGTTCTGCAATTTTTTTGACCTTGTCTGCCTGTTTTTACTCTGAAGTCTGAAATCATTTCTGTTGGCTTCATATTGTTTTTCTTGCATCTCGATTCAATGATGCGTGCAGCAGCTGTGACTGTTATGAAAATATGATAACTGAATGTTGTTATAATGCTGCTTAATCCTCGACTCTTCTGCTGTATGCAGCGCCTAATCTGGCAACAGTGCTAAGATTTAGCTTTACTTTGTGTTTCTCCCCATTCAGCTAGTAGTACTATTACTAGTAGCAGCACGATTTGCTTCTGAAAAGCTCTTCTGTCATGGCTATGTTTCTTAAGC
This portion of the Setaria viridis chromosome 7, Setaria_viridis_v4.0, whole genome shotgun sequence genome encodes:
- the LOC117865394 gene encoding uncharacterized protein, yielding MPKAFNRARHNPRATLASEQQGQSVKREREERRQEARRGGQGSEAAMATDDLSLGKAFAVLLGVSSPVIIFAGYQAYRTGRLARGWRRLRVWALGGATTLEEALGYTCALCGGSLDAREEVRTLSCDHVFHRCGSEKCKNAIDDWLRENRVACPACRKVALPVSPWKAPPTSAPSASDLEDPLVRQVPSPSASSSGSQELPLPLSTMASGEDPPLSSPVSEESRPQSSSP